A section of the Streptomyces sp. CG1 genome encodes:
- a CDS encoding 5-formyltetrahydrofolate cyclo-ligase yields MLRREFLSVRNRLTQDDVDAKGRALAERALELPELAHARTVAAYVSVGSEPGTPALLDALRARGVQVLLPALLPDNDLDWGEYAGPGSLARVQHGGKMALFEPSGTRLGPDAVTAADVVLLPGLAVDARGMRLGRGGGSYDRVLARLDRAGARPRLVVLLYDTEVVAHVPAEAHDKPVHAVVTPSGTRRFPRP; encoded by the coding sequence ATGTTGCGGCGGGAGTTCCTCTCGGTGAGGAACAGGTTGACGCAGGATGACGTCGACGCGAAAGGGCGCGCACTGGCGGAGCGCGCGCTGGAGCTGCCCGAGCTGGCGCATGCGCGCACGGTGGCGGCCTACGTCTCCGTGGGGAGCGAGCCCGGCACCCCGGCGCTGCTGGACGCGCTGCGCGCGCGGGGCGTGCAAGTCCTGCTCCCCGCGCTCCTGCCGGACAACGACCTGGACTGGGGCGAATACGCCGGTCCTGGCTCCCTCGCGCGGGTCCAACACGGCGGGAAAATGGCGCTTTTCGAGCCTTCCGGCACGCGTCTCGGCCCGGACGCCGTGACGGCCGCGGACGTCGTCCTGCTGCCCGGGCTCGCGGTCGACGCGCGCGGGATGCGGCTGGGGCGCGGCGGAGGGTCGTACGACCGTGTACTGGCCCGTCTGGATCGCGCCGGCGCACGCCCCCGGCTCGTGGTGCTGCTGTACGACACGGAGGTCGTCGCGCACGTCCCGGCCGAGGCGCACGACAAACCAGTGCACGCGGTGGTGACGCCCTCCGGCACGCGCCGCTTCCCGAGGCCCTGA
- a CDS encoding penicillin acylase family protein yields MPPNTTATTGDKPAKSGRKKGRKARLVVLVLVLAIIGGIAYGAYWSISTVRASFPQTKGSITLDGLSGPVDVKRDGNGIPQIYASSDEDLFMAQGYVQAQDRFYEMDVRRHMTSGRLSEMFGKGQVKNDEFLRTLGWDRIAEQEYATKLSAATKKYLQAYAKGVNAYLQGKDGKGISLEYAALGFTNDYKPEKWTPVDSVSWLKAMAWDLRGNMKDEIDRALMTSRLGPQQIQDLYPEYPYSRNKPIVQEGQYKQLTKSFQQSGGTGTSRGTGTTGATGTTGGATSASGGTKGATGSAASSKTGSALTSQLAGLYNVLDNVPTAVGVNGQGIGSNSWVVSGKYTITKKPLLANDPHLSASLPSVWYQMGLHCRSVSSTCQYDVTGYTFAGMPGVVIGHNADIAWGMTNSGVDVTDLYLEKVSANGYLYDGKVRPFKTREETIKVAGGAPKTIVVRQTQDGMPLLSDRDDELVQVGKRATVNTAAPDRGDGYGLALRWTALDPGTALDAVFAIDRAADWSEFRQAAALFDVPSQNLVYADTAGHIGYTLPGKIPTRSSVDDGSIPAPGWDSKYRWTGFIKQNELPYEFDPERGYIVTANQAVVDKDKYPYTLTTDWGYGTRSQRITDLIESKIKDGGKISTDDMRQMQLDNSSEIAKLLVPKLLKINLDDKNVREAQKLLEGWDYTQEADSAAAAYFNAVWRNILKLAFGNKLPKELRVNGQCLSVPKIDTTGPVDDNTKVRECGERDTDQAQPDGGDRWFEVVRTLMDKPDSDWWKTPKSGTRPAANDMDQLLARAMIDARWELTAKLGKDIDTWSWGRLHRLFLKNQTLGTDGPQVLQYILNRGPWRLSGGEATVNATGWNAAGGYGVVWVPSMRMVVNLADLDKSKWINLTGASGHAFSAHYTDQTSLWAKGELLPWSFSDKAVDQSTSDTLVLKP; encoded by the coding sequence ATGCCCCCCAACACCACCGCCACAACGGGTGACAAGCCCGCCAAGTCCGGCAGGAAGAAGGGGCGCAAAGCCCGATTGGTCGTGCTGGTGCTGGTACTGGCCATCATCGGAGGCATCGCCTACGGCGCGTACTGGTCGATCAGCACCGTCCGCGCCTCCTTCCCGCAGACCAAGGGCTCGATCACGCTCGACGGCCTGTCGGGGCCGGTCGACGTCAAGCGGGACGGCAACGGCATCCCGCAGATCTACGCGTCCTCCGACGAGGACCTGTTCATGGCGCAGGGCTATGTGCAGGCGCAGGACCGGTTCTACGAGATGGACGTGCGCCGGCACATGACGTCCGGCCGCCTGTCGGAGATGTTCGGCAAGGGCCAGGTCAAGAACGACGAGTTCTTGCGCACCCTCGGCTGGGACCGGATCGCCGAGCAGGAGTACGCCACCAAGCTGTCGGCAGCCACGAAGAAGTACCTCCAGGCGTACGCCAAGGGAGTCAACGCCTACCTTCAGGGCAAGGACGGCAAGGGCATCTCCCTCGAGTACGCCGCCCTGGGCTTCACCAACGACTACAAGCCGGAGAAGTGGACCCCGGTCGACTCCGTCTCCTGGCTGAAGGCGATGGCCTGGGACCTGCGCGGCAACATGAAGGACGAGATCGACCGAGCGCTGATGACCAGCCGGCTCGGCCCGCAGCAGATCCAGGACCTGTACCCGGAATACCCGTACAGCCGCAACAAGCCGATCGTCCAGGAAGGCCAGTACAAGCAGCTGACCAAGTCCTTCCAGCAGAGCGGCGGCACGGGCACCTCTCGGGGCACCGGCACGACGGGCGCGACCGGTACGACCGGCGGCGCCACAAGCGCCTCTGGGGGCACGAAGGGCGCGACCGGCTCCGCCGCCTCGTCCAAGACCGGATCGGCGCTCACAAGCCAGCTGGCGGGCCTCTACAACGTCCTGGACAACGTCCCGACCGCCGTCGGCGTGAACGGCCAGGGCATCGGCTCCAACTCCTGGGTGGTGTCCGGGAAGTACACCATCACCAAGAAGCCGCTGCTCGCCAACGACCCGCACCTGTCGGCGTCGCTCCCGTCCGTCTGGTACCAGATGGGCCTGCACTGCCGCAGCGTCTCCAGCACATGCCAGTACGACGTGACCGGCTACACCTTTGCCGGCATGCCCGGTGTGGTCATCGGTCACAACGCCGACATCGCCTGGGGCATGACCAACTCCGGGGTCGACGTCACTGACCTCTACCTGGAGAAGGTGAGCGCGAACGGCTACCTGTACGACGGCAAGGTCCGGCCGTTCAAGACCCGCGAGGAGACCATCAAGGTCGCCGGCGGCGCGCCCAAGACGATCGTCGTGCGCCAGACCCAGGACGGCATGCCGCTGCTGTCCGACCGTGACGACGAACTCGTCCAGGTCGGCAAGCGGGCCACGGTCAACACCGCCGCCCCCGACCGCGGCGACGGCTACGGCCTCGCCCTGAGGTGGACCGCGCTCGACCCGGGCACCGCTTTGGACGCCGTCTTCGCCATCGACAGGGCGGCCGACTGGAGCGAGTTCCGCCAGGCGGCCGCCCTCTTCGACGTGCCCTCGCAGAACCTGGTCTACGCCGACACCGCCGGCCACATCGGCTACACGCTGCCCGGCAAGATCCCCACCCGCTCCTCCGTCGACGACGGCTCCATCCCCGCGCCCGGCTGGGACTCGAAGTACCGCTGGACGGGCTTCATCAAGCAGAACGAGCTGCCGTACGAGTTCGATCCCGAGCGCGGCTACATCGTCACCGCCAACCAGGCCGTGGTCGACAAGGACAAGTACCCGTACACGCTCACCACGGACTGGGGCTACGGCACCCGCAGCCAGCGCATCACCGACCTGATCGAGTCCAAGATCAAGGACGGCGGCAAGATCTCCACCGACGACATGCGGCAGATGCAGCTGGACAACAGCAGCGAGATCGCCAAGCTCCTGGTGCCCAAGCTGCTGAAGATCAACCTCGACGACAAGAACGTGCGCGAGGCGCAGAAGCTGCTCGAGGGCTGGGACTACACCCAGGAGGCCGACTCCGCGGCGGCCGCCTACTTCAACGCCGTCTGGCGCAACATCCTCAAGCTCGCCTTCGGCAACAAGCTCCCCAAGGAGCTGCGCGTCAACGGACAGTGCCTGTCTGTCCCCAAGATCGACACCACCGGCCCGGTCGACGACAACACCAAGGTGCGCGAGTGCGGCGAGCGCGACACCGACCAGGCGCAGCCGGACGGCGGGGACCGCTGGTTCGAGGTCGTGCGCACCCTGATGGACAAGCCGGACAGCGACTGGTGGAAGACGCCGAAGTCGGGCACTCGTCCCGCGGCGAACGACATGGACCAGCTCCTCGCCCGCGCCATGATCGACGCCCGCTGGGAGCTGACCGCCAAGCTCGGCAAGGACATCGACACCTGGAGCTGGGGCCGGCTGCACCGGCTGTTCCTGAAGAACCAGACACTCGGCACCGACGGCCCCCAGGTCCTGCAGTACATCCTCAACCGCGGTCCCTGGAGGCTCAGCGGCGGCGAGGCCACGGTGAACGCGACCGGCTGGAACGCCGCCGGCGGCTACGGCGTCGTCTGGGTGCCGTCCATGCGGATGGTCGTCAACCTCGCCGATCTCGACAAGTCCAAGTGGATCAACCTGACCGGCGCCTCCGGGCACGCCTTCAGCGCGCACTACACGGACCAGACGAGCCTGTGGGCCAAGGGCGAGCTGCTGCCCTGGTCGTTCTCGGACAAGGCGGTCGACCAGAGCACGAGCGACACACTCGTCCTCAAACCGTGA
- a CDS encoding potassium/proton antiporter gives MYVSSRARRASQGREPPLTVHHLNQLLLVCSVVLLVAVAAVRISSRSGLPSLLVYLAIGVLMGQDGLGEIHFNSAAATQVMGYAALVVILAEGGLGTKWKEIKPVLSSASVLATLGVAVSVGVTAAGAHYLVGLEWRQALIIGAVVSSTDAAAVFSVLRKVPLPARVTGTLEAESGFNDAPVVILVVAFSTAGPVEHWYVLLGEIALELAIGAAIGLAVGWFGSWGLKHVALPASGLYPIAVMAIAVTAYAAGALAHGSGFLAVYLASMMLGNAKLPHWPATRGFAEGLGWIAQIGMFVLLGLLVTPHELGDDVWPALVIGLILTMVARPLSVVLSLAPFRVPWQEQTLMSWAGLRGAVPIILATIPMVNGVADSRRIFNIVFVLVVVYTLVQGPTLPWLARMLRLGEEGEASDLGIESAPLERLRGHLLSISIPEGSRMHGVEVSELRLPPGAAVTLIVREEKSFVPLPTTVLRQDDELLVVATDPVRDAAERRLRAVAHGGKLAGWLGANGAGRSR, from the coding sequence GTGTACGTGAGCTCGCGCGCCCGGCGCGCGAGCCAAGGAAGGGAACCGCCGCTGACTGTTCACCATCTCAACCAGCTCTTGCTCGTCTGCTCCGTGGTCCTGCTCGTCGCCGTCGCGGCCGTACGGATCTCCTCCCGCAGCGGGCTCCCCAGCCTGCTCGTCTACCTGGCGATCGGCGTCCTGATGGGCCAGGACGGCCTCGGCGAGATCCATTTCAACAGCGCCGCGGCGACCCAGGTCATGGGGTACGCGGCCCTGGTCGTGATCCTCGCCGAGGGCGGTCTCGGCACGAAGTGGAAGGAGATCAAGCCGGTCCTGTCGTCCGCCTCGGTCCTGGCGACCCTCGGCGTCGCCGTCAGCGTGGGTGTCACCGCGGCCGGCGCGCACTACCTGGTCGGGCTGGAGTGGCGGCAGGCGCTCATCATCGGCGCGGTGGTGTCGTCGACGGACGCGGCGGCGGTCTTCTCGGTGCTGCGCAAAGTTCCGCTCCCCGCGCGCGTGACGGGCACGCTGGAGGCGGAGTCCGGATTCAACGACGCCCCGGTGGTCATCCTGGTCGTCGCCTTCTCCACGGCCGGCCCGGTCGAGCACTGGTACGTCCTGCTGGGCGAGATAGCCCTGGAGCTGGCCATCGGCGCGGCCATAGGTCTCGCGGTGGGCTGGTTCGGCTCCTGGGGGCTCAAGCACGTGGCCCTGCCCGCCTCCGGCCTCTACCCGATCGCGGTCATGGCGATCGCCGTGACCGCGTACGCCGCCGGCGCTCTGGCGCACGGCAGCGGCTTCCTGGCCGTCTACCTGGCCTCGATGATGCTCGGCAACGCCAAGCTCCCGCACTGGCCCGCCACGCGCGGCTTCGCCGAGGGACTCGGCTGGATCGCCCAGATCGGCATGTTCGTCCTGCTCGGCCTGCTGGTCACCCCGCACGAGCTGGGCGACGACGTCTGGCCCGCTCTCGTCATCGGGCTGATCCTGACCATGGTGGCCCGGCCGCTGAGCGTGGTGCTCAGCCTGGCGCCGTTCCGCGTGCCGTGGCAGGAGCAGACGCTGATGTCCTGGGCCGGACTGCGCGGCGCCGTGCCCATCATCCTGGCCACCATCCCGATGGTGAACGGCGTCGCCGACAGCCGTCGTATCTTCAACATCGTCTTCGTCCTGGTCGTGGTCTACACCCTGGTCCAGGGGCCGACCCTGCCCTGGCTGGCGCGCATGCTGCGCCTGGGCGAGGAGGGCGAGGCCTCCGACCTCGGCATCGAGTCGGCGCCTCTGGAGCGGCTGCGCGGGCACCTGCTGTCCATCTCGATCCCCGAGGGCTCCCGGATGCACGGCGTGGAGGTCAGCGAGCTGCGCCTGCCGCCCGGCGCCGCCGTCACCCTCATCGTCCGCGAAGAAAAATCGTTTGTTCCGCTGCCTACGACCGTGCTGCGCCAAGACGACGAACTGCTCGTCGTCGCCACCGACCCGGTGCGCGACGCGGCGGAGCGACGCCTTCGCGCGGTCGCCCACGGCGGCAAGCTGGCAGGCTGGCTGGGGGCGAACGGGGCGGGCCGTTCGCGTTAG